The following proteins are encoded in a genomic region of Labeo rohita strain BAU-BD-2019 chromosome 5, IGBB_LRoh.1.0, whole genome shotgun sequence:
- the ajm1 gene encoding apical junction component 1 homolog has product MTRTDPPDILVSAVYQDVKVNSLTNHSKACHPSKQCDSPSISKLENTRKSKSKKRHCRSFDTESMDKTRYHTIAMEYPYRRAERYAANPEVAWNALGRQQGHGLHRFSSPDIFSYRLTSQPMTAEMPGEIAVTEQKRRTRSRSASRVQTSLTPVSFDASPPVARRGRESQRAHRNTQPRPEVSPRRESSYAATRAHLNEVHPVKLQPQRSDTTRYSPVYVPEGFEEGRPEKPATSPHVRCRVDIKPDESAVQQGGRKAATPHVEIPWQKYPSSGSRSLTVPRHFSTSRTPTPTESFTGEYRQAYQYSQSMPNSYMQPMEIPLQKAVSPREPREHYGRERRAHSSPNVPTKFFYAEDLGKYGSSAPSRTYYQDDRYSIPSQPYSPKVQYVQDPRTHIVHTVPSRPYFAEIDAYHYPGQPVYPKHYAASEPGAYIIQTPPARTFYGDDPRTYQIQTAPPRIFYMADPYTPPMEHHIPARAYYTEGRRHARVVQPQSEDWYGSEASGYSSHYPSSYVSQVTPTRVRQEPKLTTWYANPCMEPARTVTDPRPYSRSWDNILDTHVEREQPVPRGKSDENLLCQGIQTSSERPKPVVVNLSSSPRRYAALSLSENSLIDKSPTEARSSSSKLWFVTPEITITDNDIRPSNLSKSEARSASWDVLDSKSAPNQEAPQREAKSRSGESTKEKAHSSTSLQQSLEQLDELLADLVIDYKPPARRTSEDLLDQLKKLIDEEEAVSSARKDSMAGSESGMPLDKQPTSIKIDPDTLRDTDGSCDGLRSAEECSPDQSPDEDDTMMCSNNKCRRTETLFNACLYFKSCHSCYTYYCSRNCRREDWDIHKESCLYGRIGSVCRHVIKHCRETTEVHKAFSRIAKVGYLSRGRGVLFLGFPNPGSSTNFLQFGLESLLMSPTYLSLRELESFKDNLGEYCKELQEAGKEYDPNECFLLNVSIAVGDQVPDGPSPRVQAPTVRKFAKIALASYSPEKKVHRKESDMETLILTPPPGMADIDKEGEEGRKAREICFINIQRELRIRGVFLRHEYPNVYQKLCEFVENNRRFTPTTIYPIDKRTGKQFMCMIMAASEPRTLDWVANPHLLDDII; this is encoded by the coding sequence ATGACACGCACAGATCCACCTGATATACTAGTATCAGCAGTGTATCAAGATGTTAAAGTGAATTCCCTCACAAACCACTCCAAAGCCTGTCATCCCTCAAAACAATGTGATTCCCCATCCATCAGCAAACTGGAGAACACTCgaaaaagcaaaagcaaaaagaGGCACTGCCGTAGCTTTGACACTGAGTCTATGGACAAAACCCGATACCATACAATAGCAATGGAGTACCCATACCGAAGGGCTGAAAGGTACGCGGCCAATCCAGAGGTTGCCTGGAACGCCTTAGGTCGCCAACAAGGGCATGGACTCCACCGTTTTTCTTCCCCAGACATATTTAGCTACCGTCTCACCTCCCAGCCAATGACTGCTGAGATGCCTGGTGAAATTGCTGTGACAGAACAAAAGAGGAGGACTAGATCTCGAAGTGCCTCACGGGTTCAGACCAGCCTAACTCCTGTATCTTTTGATGCTTCCCCTCCAGTGGCCAGGAGGGGCCGGGAATCTCAAAGGGCGCATCGAAACACTCAGCCAAGGCCAGAAGTTTCCCCAAGAAGAGAGTCTTCCTACGCTGCCACACGGGCACACTTGAACGAAGTACATCCCGTCAAACTGCAGCCGCAGAGGAGTGATACAACCAGGTATTCCCCTGTATATGTGCCTGAAGGCTTTGAGGAAGGAAGGCCAGAGAAACCTGCTACTAGTCCTCACGTTCGCTGCCGGGTGGACATCAAACCAGACGAGTCGGCTGTGCAGCAAGGAGGCCGAAAGGCAGCTACACCCCATGTGGAGATACCTTGGCAGAAGTATCCTAGCAGTGGCAGTCGGAGTCTGACAGTGCCTCGCCATTTCTCCACTTCGAGGACACCAACTCCCACTGAGTCCTTCACGGGAGAGTACAGGCAGGCGTACCAGTATTCCCAAAGTATGCCAAATAGCTACATGCAGCCTATGGAGATCCCTTTACAAAAGGCGGTTTCGCCACGGGAACCAAGGGAACACTATGGACGGGAACGAAGGGCTCATTCAAGCCCCAACGTGCCAACTAAATTCTTCTATGCAGAGGATTTGGGGAAGTATGGATCTTCAGCTCCATCAAGGACTTATTACCAAGATGACCGATACAGCATTCCTAGCCAACCCTACTCACCTAAAGTACAATATGTACAAGATCCAAGGACTCACATTGTTCATACTGTACCTTCCCGGCCATATTTCGCAGAAATCGACGCTTACCATTACCCTGGACAGCCTGTGTACCCTAAACACTATGCTGCAAGTGAGCCAGGGGCATATATAATACAGACACCTCCAGCAAGGACTTTTTATGGCGATGACCCAAGGACATATCAAATTCAAACGGCCCCTCCTCGGATCTTCTATATGGCCGACCCCTACACGCCACCAATGGAGCATCACATTCCTGCAAGGGCGTATTACACTGAGGGAAGACGGCATGCCCGTGTGGTGCAGCCGCAGTCAGAGGACTGGTACGGCTCTGAGGCATCTGGCTACTCTAGCCACTACCCTTCCTCGTATGTCTCACAGGTTACCCCCACAAGAGTTCGACAAGAGCCAAAGCTCACAACTTGGTATGCCAACCCATGCATGGAGCCAGCAAGAACCGTAACAGACCCAAGACCGTACTCAAGATCTTGGGATAACATCCTCGATACCCATGTTGAGAGGGAACAGCCTGTACCTCGAGGTAAAAGCGATGAGAATCTTCTGTGTCAGGGGATACAAACTTCAAGTGAACGACCAAAACCTGTGGTTGTCAATCTTTCCAGCTCACCGAGGCGCTATGCTGCACTGTCCTTATCTGAAAACTCTCTGATTGACAAAAGTCCAACTGAGGCAAGGAGCTCTTCAAGTAAACTGTGGTTTGTCACACCTGAGATCACCATCACAGACAATGATATCAGACCAAGCAATCTCAGTAAATCAGAAGCACGCTCTGCAAGTTGGGACGTGCTGGATTCAAAAAGTGCCCCAAATCAAGAAGCCCCTCAACGTGAAGCGAAATCCCGCTCTGGAGAATCTACCAAAGAGAAAGCACACAGCAGCACATCCCTACAGCAAAGTTTAGAGCAGCTTGATGAGCTTCTAGCTGACCTCGTCATCGATTACAAGCCTCCAGCCAGGAGGACAAGTGAAGACTTGCTTGATCAACTCAAAAAGCTCATTGATGAAGAAGAAGCAGTATCTTCAGCGAGAAAGGATTCGATGGCAGGATCTGAAAGTGGCATGCCCCTTGACAAACAACCCACTTCGATAAAAATAGATCCTGACACACTAAGAGACACTGATGGGAGTTGTGATGGCCTGAGAAGTGCAGAAGAGTGCTCCCCTGACCAGAGTCCCGATGAGGACGACACGATGATGtgttcaaacaataaatgccgtcGAACTGAGACCTTGTTTAACGCCTGCCTCTACTTTAAGTCCTGCCACAGCTGCTATACCTACTACTGCTCTCGCAACTGTCGCCGCGAAGACTGGGACATCCACAAGGAGAGCTGCCTCTATGGGCGAATCGGTAGTGTGTGTCGCCACGTAATTAAGCACTGTCGAGAAACCACAGAGGTCCATAAAGCTTTCTCCCGTATAGCCAAAGTAGGATACCTATCTCGGGGCAGGGGTGTCTTGTTTTTGGGATTTCCAAATCCAGGTTCATCCACAAATTTCCTCCAGTTTGGACTAGAAAGTCTACTAATGTCGCCAACGTACTTATCTCTCCGTGAGCTGGAGAGCTTCAAGGATAACCTTGGGGAATATTGCAAGGAGCTCCAAGAGGCGGGAAAGGAATATGACCCTAATGAATGTTTCCTCTTGAATGTATCCATCGCTGTTGGTGATCAAGTGCCTGACGGACCGTCGCCAAGGGTCCAAGCCCCAACCGTCAGGAAATTTGCCAAGATTGCTCTTGCCTCCTACAGCCCAGAAAAGAAGGTCCATCGGAAGGAAAGCGACATGGAGACATTGATCCTGACCCCGCCACCAGGAATGGCTGACATTGACAAGGAAGGTGAGGAGGGAAGGAAAGCCCGGGAGATCTGCTTCATCAACATTCAGCGGGAGCTGAGAATACGTGGGGTGTTTCTTCGCCACGAGTATCCCAATGTCTACCAAAAGCTCTGTGAGTTTGTGGAGAACAACAGGAGGTTCACTCCCACTACTATTTATCCTATTGATAAAAGGACCGGCAAGCAGTTCATGTGCATGATAATGGCAGCCTCTGAGCCACGAACTTTGGACTGGGTAGCCAACCCACATCTCCTAGATGACATTATTTAA